The Zygotorulaspora mrakii chromosome 3, complete sequence genome includes a region encoding these proteins:
- the PEX8 gene encoding Pex8p (similar to Saccharomyces cerevisiae PEX8 (YGR077C); ancestral locus Anc_3.136) — translation MDQRAISYLLALLASKSKAIDSTFLNNLVYRTARIKSLPQLVALVEGIFQSDVWSYIDLREVYQMAEAIMYWKLEISEPSIPVSSFYDVWNACFAKCDSWTMPKLSILGGILSTKGKFIGIQSNAFVDDTGNVISYYNQWRVSYFIPIMNHFLSLPHADCSTLVLMYATISEEEDSFKDLVGNWDMVTFYLSAFLSAYMLHSGQNDNFLAGNMNRLAQTLQISIARSSRKVVSAFLSRLCRDCYDLSIVESRGVLEKDYSTVHYSNILFTITLTLRGMLETSTPLPFSSYYQSLMCLFYINFITHDIGSSGLDSYETVYEITSIATATDNNYKIYQEILNTMNGNIWHSTEGTTNKVNTSRLFFMFSYMGTTLNELDNLDPHQISEIILPLKRRYIDSPNEELRESVHLFVLSLFMNNKCTALIEWQSKNFLNYISISVDQFLRGNIKGNQLVIIYQKMASRVPYLRLLSKHVLRDSLHYTYLRTINCKGSELQQKKTLMKCIIYQLPYLTEPYLITWLDTCQDLLAKNNFTAIQRSDVLCTMWDTISSCKSDIALKWWYANMVPLNALL, via the coding sequence ATGGATCAACGAGCTATCAGCTATTTATTGGCTTTACTTGCCTCTAAGAGCAAAGCTATAGATTCcacatttttgaataacCTAGTTTATCGCACCGCAAGAATAAAATCATTGCCGCAGCTAGTCGCTCTGGTGGAAGgcatatttcaaagtgaTGTTTGGTCTTATATTGATTTAAGGGAGGTATACCAAATGGCAGAAGCTATTATGTACTGGAAACTTGAAATATCAGAGCCCTCTATTCCCGTCTCTTCATTTTATGATGTCTGGAATGCATGCTTTGCCAAATGTGATTCATGGACAATGCCGAAACTCTCTATTCTAGGCGGGATATTAAGCACTAAGGGAAAATTTATTGGAATTCAATCAAATGCATTTGTTGATGATACGGGAAATGTTATATCATACTATAACCAGTGGAGGGTCTCATATTTCATACCAATTatgaatcattttttatcgCTGCCTCATGCAGACTGTAGCACTTTAGTATTGATGTATGCCACCATAagtgaagaggaagataGTTTTAAAGATTTGGTAGGTAATTGGGATATGGTGACATTTTATTTATCTGCTTTTCTCTCTGCATATATGCTACATTCGGGTCAGAATGACAATTTTTTGGCTGGAAATATGAATAGACTTGCCCAAACTTTGCAAATCTCAATTGCTCGCAGCTCAAGAAAGGTAGTATCTGCTTTTTTATCAAGACTATGCAGAGATTGTTATGACCTTTCGATAGTTGAATCAAGGGGTGTGCTAGAGAAAGACTACTCAACAGTACACTATTCCAATATTCTATTTACAATAACCCTGACGTTGCGGGGAATGTTAGAAACATCGACTCctcttccattttcatcatactATCAAAGTCTCATGTGCTTATTTTACATAAACTTCATCACACATGATATCGGAAGTAGTGGATTGGACTCCTATGAAACGGTCTATGAAATCACAAGCATAGCGACTGCTACGGACAATAATTACAAGatatatcaagaaattttaaataCCATGAATGGGAATATATGGCACAGCACTGAAGGAACAACAAATAAAGTGAATACGTCGAGGCTGTTTTTCATGTTTAGTTATATGGGAACAACTCTAAATGAACTGGATAACTTAGATCCGCATCAGATATCAGAAATAATTTTACCCCTCAAAAGGAGGTATATAGACTCTCCTAATGAAGAGTTGCGTGAGTCAGTTCACTTATTTGTGCTGTCATTGTTCATGAACAACAAATGTACCGCGCTGATTGAGTGGCAGTCGAAAAACTTTCTCAACTACATAAGCATCTCTGTGGACCAATTTTTGCGAGGTAATATTAAGGGAAACCAGCTTGTaataatttatcaaaaaatggcTTCTAGAGTGCCATATTTGAGGCTACTAAGTAAGCATGTATTGAGAGATAGCTTACATTACACTTATCTCAGGACTATAAATTGCAAGGGAAGTgaacttcaacaaaaaaagactCTCATGAAGTGTATAATATACCAGCTGCCCTATTTGACCGAACCATATCTCATAACGTGGCTTGACACATGTCAAGATTTACTTGCTAAAAACAATTTTACAGCAATACAGCGTAGTGATGTCCTCTGCACTATGTGGGATACCATATCGTCCTGTAAATCAGATATCGCATTGAAATGGTGGTATGCCAACATGGTACCCTTGAATGCTCTGCTATGA
- the PAC10 gene encoding tubulin-binding prefolding complex subunit PAC10 (similar to Saccharomyces cerevisiae PAC10 (YGR078C); ancestral locus Anc_3.134) has product MDTIFNSTKTNPRGIPEAPFVENVEDFIKDPNDFDLCFNKFQERLSKYKFMLESKNSTIRQLKSRIPDIVNTLKICNTLKNKQEPVETSYQLNETLYTKAVLDSGEDLKVGLWLGADVMLEYPVDEAIGLLGTKLVDSKENLRVSTEDVEFLRENITTMEVNCARLYNWDVERRQAMKQAEKGTENLKI; this is encoded by the coding sequence ATGGACaccattttcaattctaCAAAGACTAATCCAAGAGGAATTCCTGAAGCaccatttgttgaaaatgtcGAAGATTTCATAAAGGATCCCAATGATTTCGATCTGTGCTTTAATAAGTTTCAAGAAAGATTGTCCAAGTACAAATTCATGCTAGAGTCTAAAAACAGCACTATCAGGCAATTAAAATCTAGGATTCCCGATATTGTAAACACTTTAAAAATCTGCAACACACTGAAAAACAAACAGGAGCCTGTTGAAACTAGCtatcaattgaatgaaacCCTGTATACGAAGGCAGTTCTTGATTCTGGGGAAGACCTCAAGGTCGGTCTTTGGTTAGGTGCCGATGTGATGCTGGAGTACCCGGTAGATGAGGCAATTGGATTACTGGGCACAAAATTGGTAGattcaaaggaaaatcTCAGAGTATCCACAGAGGACGTGGAATTTCTGAGGGAAAATATTACAACAATGGAAGTGAATTGTGCAAGGCTGTATAATTGGGACGTAGAGAGAAGACAAGCTATGAAACAAGCCGAAAAGGGTACAGAAAATTTAAAGATCTAA
- the DSC2 gene encoding Dsc2p (similar to Saccharomyces cerevisiae YOL073C; ancestral locus Anc_3.135), with amino-acid sequence MSMEMPTGLFQFPVTKLCMISTGAVALAASVSNCKYLFIAKYDPFISQYHQYYRLAIFQLGCINETDVALIILIWYQFRSLERLMGSYKYLSILSLAFIYTTFSLAGLNILLNKLLPWKIWNSLSTGSLPLVLSMFHFFKEYTPEIYQFQVLLAQPWSKKANKKQHVWHLNDQFLVNTLIALLLLNQGLVGITCGFISWLCGVFIDKGLFPGIERWRLPLVKKFFTHDSHASRDVARDNYRESSDVGEEINAPIRRYDTAEAGNTNSDALPLDDENANDEPQRSLGVQFLDTFRR; translated from the coding sequence ATGTCTATGGAGATGCCGACGGGTTTATTCCAGTTCCCGGTTACCAAATTATGTATGATTAGTACCGGTGCTGTTGCGCTAGCTGCATCTGTTTCAAATTGTAAATATCTCTTTATTGCCAAATATGATCCATTTATTTCACAATATCACCAATACTATAGACTAGCAATATTCCAACTGGGTTGCATTAACGAAACGGATGTCGCACTTATTATTCTAATATGGTATCAGTTCAGAAGTTTGGAAAGGCTTATGGGATCCTATAAATATCTCAGCATATTGTCCCTAGCATTTATTTACACAACTTTTTCTCTGGCAGGTCTGAACATATTATTGAACAAGCTTCTACCttggaaaatatggaaTAGTCTATCGACAGGCTCACTGCCGCTTGTACTGTCTatgtttcatttttttaaagagTATACCCCCGAAATATACCAGTTTCAGGTCCTGCTCGCCCAACCCTGGTCCAAAAAAGCAAATAAAAAGCAGCACGTATGGCATTTGAATGATCAATTTCTCGTAAATACGCTCATTGCGTTACTTTTGCTTAACCAAGGACTGGTAGGTATCACATGTGGTTTTATAAGTTGGTTATGCGGTGTATTCATAGATAAGGGTCTATTTCCTGGTATTGAACGTTGGAGACTGCCGTTAGTCAAAAAGTTCTTTACACATGATAGTCATGCGTCAAGAGACGTTGCCAGAGATAACTACAGGGAAAGTAGTGATGTAGGAGAGGAAATCAACGCTCCTATAAGAAGATACGATACGGCTGAGGCTGGTAATACCAATTCTGATGCTCTACCGTTGGATGACGAAAATGCCAATGATGAACCACAACGCTCGTTAGGAGTGCAATTTTTAGACACATTCAGGCGCTAG
- the MRPL25 gene encoding mitochondrial 54S ribosomal protein mL59 (similar to Saccharomyces cerevisiae MRPL25 (YGR076C); ancestral locus Anc_3.137): MSSLQFFDMLPTQLKNFFKKYPPSIMFSTKPTSTHAIEANPFMPNKHPITKRYHEPKYSLRRMSDLYKVASLYGVQDFLPPMKKKFYEEKYENKKMMKGVLLPKGHKHELARDAKLAKMREAISNADRFILEVKGSKYKKKLEKKKRDDATTWF; this comes from the coding sequence ATGTCATcccttcaattttttgatatgttGCCTACACAGCTGAagaatttcttcaagaagTATCCACCATCAATCATGTTTTCAACGAAACCAACATCAACGCATGCGATTGAAGCAAACCCTTTTATGCCAAATAAGCATCCTATAACGAAAAGATACCACGAGCCCAAGTACTCTTTAAGGCGTATGAGTGACTTGTATAAAGTTGCGAGTTTGTACGGTGTGCAGGATTTTTTACCtccaatgaagaagaaattttatGAAGAGAAATACGAGAataaaaagatgatgaagggTGTATTATTACCAAAGGGACATAAACATGAACTAGCCCGTGATGCGAAACTTGCAAAAATGAGAGAAGCAATCTCTAATGCGGATAGGTTCATCCTTGAAGTGAAGGGCTCTAAATACAAAAAGAAGctggagaaaaaaaaaagagatgatgCAACCACTTGGTTCTGA